GCAGGGCACGAGAGCGTAGATCAGCGTCAGGCCGAAGAGGGAAGCGGGGGTGGGCGGCGCCGCCTCCAGGCCCAGGGCCCCCAGTGCCGGCAGGGCGACCCCGGCGGCCAGGGCCAGGGACAGCTTGGTGGACATGTTCCACAGGGAGAACAGACCGGCGGTGCGGTTGCGCTCGAAGCGCAGGCGGTCCCAGTCCGCCACGTCCGCCTGGATGGCCGGGGGCAGCACCATGTCCGCCCCCAGGCACAGGCCCGTGACCACGCATATGGCCATGAACAGGTATATGTCGCCGGACCCCAGGGTGGCGGCCACGGCGAAGGCCGGGCAGGCCACCAGCATGGCGCTGGCCCAGGCCCGGTGCTTGGACAGGCGCCGGCTCAAGATCAGCCACAGGGGCACGCCGGCCACGCCGCACACCAGGTACACCGCCAGCAGCAGGTTGCGGGTGGCGTCGTCCACGGCCAGGACGTGGGCGCAGTAGAGGGGGAACAGCACCGCCGGGAAGCCGTTGGCCAGGCCGTTGATAAACCAGGCGCTGAGAAGGCGCAAGAACAACCCGTTGCGCTGCAGACCCCGCCAGCCCCCCGGGGCGGGGGTATGGGGCCGGGGGCGGGGCACCCGGGTGAGGAGCAACCAGAATACCGGGATACCCACCGCCACGGCCACCCAGCCCATGGCCGCCAGGCTCGCGGCGGTGGAGTAGCCCAGCAGCCCGAAGGCGGCAGGCAGCCCGCCCGACAGCAATATGCCCACCAGCACCGCCCCCTCGCGGCTGGCGGTGAGGCGGGTGCGGGTGTGGTAGTCGGGCGACAGGGTGGCCCCCCAGGTGAGGTAGGGGATCTGCACCAGGGTCCAGCCCAGGTAGAGCAGTACGCTCCACGCCAGCAACCACAACCAGCCCACCCCGGCCGGGGGCGCCAGCAGCAGGACCAGGGCGGGGGCGGCGAGCAGGGCCCCGCCGCCCACCAGGCGCCCCACCGAGGCGCCGCCGGCATGGTCGGCCCAGCGTCCCACCAGGGGGTCCGTGACCACGTCCACCAGCCGGCTGAGAAAGATCACCGCGCCGGTGACCGCGAGCCCGAGGCCCACCTCCTCGGCATAGAAGGCCGGCAGCAGGGTGAACACCGGGATCATGGGGATGGCGGTCACCAGCCCCGGCAGGCCGTAGAGGGCTACGGTGCCCGTGCCGAGGGTGTTACCCCTGGAGCGGGCGGCGGAAACGGTAGATCCCCACGTCTATGACGCCATCGCGAAAGCCCGTCTCACAATAGCAGAGGTAGTACTCCCACAAGCGCCGGAAGCGCTCGCCGTAGCCGAGTTCCCGCAGCCGCGGCCAGGCGGCGTGGAAGCGTTCGCGCCATAAGCGCAGGGTGGTGGCGTAGTCCGCGCCGAAGGTCTCCACATGGTCCAGCACCAGGCCGGCGCGGCGGGCCTCCCGGCGCAGGCGGCCCGGGGAGGGCAGCATGCCGCCGGGGAAGATATAACGCTGGATGAAATCCGGGCGCCGGCGGTAGCTCTCGAACACCTTGTCGTCGATTGTGATCACCTGCACCACCGCCGGCGCCCCGGGCTTGAGGCGCCCGTGGAGGGTACGGAAGTAGTCGGGCCAGTGGGCCTCCCCCACCGCCTCCAGCATCTCGATGGACACCACCGCGTCGTAGCTGCCGGCCACGTCGCGATAGTCCTCCAGGCGCACCCGGCCCCGCTCCGCCAGACCGCCGCGGGCGAGGCGTTCCCCGGCGTAGGCCAGCTGCTCACGACTGAGGGTGATGCCCGTGGCCCGGCAGCCGGTGGTGGCCACGGCATGCTCCAGGAAGCCGCCCCAGCCGCAGCCCACTTCCAGCACGTCGGCGGCGCCGTGGATCCCCGCGAGTTCCCCGATGCGCCGGTACTTGCGTCGCTGGGCGGTCTCCAGATCCCCCTGGCCGGGCTCGCCGCTGCCCGCTCCGAAGAGGGCGGCGGAATAGGTCATGGTGGGGTCCAGCCAGGCGGCATAGAAGGCATTGCCGAGGTCGTAGTGGTATTCGATGTTGCGGCGACTGCCGCGGCGATGGTTATCCCGCCGGCGATGAAACATGCGGTTGACGGCGCGGCTCAGGACACTGCCCTCCAGCTGGCGGCTCCAATGGTCCTCGTTGTGCTTCACCAGGGTCATGAAGCCCACGAGATCGGGGGTATCCCAGTGGCCGTCCATGTAGGACTCGGCGAAGCCCGTGTCCCCCTTCAGGAACAGCCGGGTGAGGGCCGCGTAGTCGTTGATGCGAAGGCTGGCCTCGGGGCCGGCCGCGAGGTCGCCGCGGAAGGTCTGGCGACTGCCGTCGGGAAACTCCACCGTCAGGGTCCCCATGCGGATACGCTGCAGCAGGCGCCTCAGGGACAGGCCGACGATGCGCCCCCCCAGGCGCAGGCCGGCATCCACGAGGGGCACGTTCCAGCGCAGGCCGAAGCCGGTGGCGGCGATCTCTTTGGTACTCATAGGTAAGGTGGCTCCCTGTTAGCGGGGTGGGTTAGCGAGGTCGGTCTTGGTCGATCAAACTCACGGCCTCCCGCGGCGCGGCGGGCCGTTGGTGGAAGGGCACGCCCTTGGCCCACAGGCGCAGGGCCTCCCAGTGGATGCCGCCCATGACCTTGAGGGTCATGAGGGGCATGCGCCAGGCCATGGACCACAGGTTGCGGTCGTTGAGGGCCAGCCGCCGGCCACCGAACCAGGCGTCCAACACCCGCTTCCCGCCACAGCGCTCGCGAATTGCGATGGCCAGGCGCTCCCCGGGGCGCTGCACCTCGAAGTCGTAGTGACAGTCCATGGGCAGGAAGGGGGAGACGTGAAATTCCTTGTCACAACCGTGGCGCACCACCGCTTCGTCCGCCGTGGCGGGAATGAGGTAGCTGTGGCGTTCGCCGAACGTGTTGCTCACCTCATATATAAGGGCCCGCAGAATGCCGGCGCGGTCGTGGCAGTAGTAGACGGACAGGGGGTTGAAGACGTACCCGAGAATCCGCGGGTAGCACAGCAGGCGGACGGGGCCGTCCACATCCGCCAGCCCGGCCCGCGCCAGCTGGCCCCGCACGTAGTCCCGCAGCGGGCTGCCGTCGCCGTGGTCGCGATCATGGACGGAGTAGAAGGCCCGCCGGTTGTAGCCGAACAGCCGCAGCCCGGCGTCCAGCAGGGGCAGCTCGTCGAGGTCGAGATACAGCGAGAACACGCGGTAGTCGAGGCGGTGGTGGCGGGGGGTGAAACGCTCATGGCCCACGCGCCCCCGGTAGATGGCGGATGCCCTCATGCCGCGACGGCCCTCCCGGCGGGCCCAGCCACCGGATAGACATGGATGCGGCCGTTGGGCTCGTCCACCTGCCAGGGCCGGGCCACGCCCCCCAGCTGTTCCGCCACCGCCAACCCGGCCTGGAGGCCATCCTCGTGGAAGCCGTGACCGAAATGGGCCCCGCAATACCAGGTACGGCGGGTGCCCTGGAGGTTCCACAGCAGTTGCTGGGCGCGCATGGCGGCCACGTCGAACACGGGGTGCTCGTAGAGGAAGCTGCGGTGGATGGTGTCCTCGCGGGGCATCTCCTGGGGATTCAGGGTGACGAACAGGGGCAGCGCCGTCGGCAGCCCCTGGAGCCGGTTCATCCAGTAGGTCACGGTCACCTTGCGCTCGGAGATGCCCCCCTGGTCCATGCCCTGCTGTTCCATAAAGTTCCAACTCGCCCACGCCCGGCGGGACCGAGGCATGAGGCTCGGGTCCGAATGGAGAATGGCGAGATTGCGCTCGTAGCGGAAGGCCCCCAGCAGGCGGCGCTCGGCGCCGTCGGCATCCCCCAGCATGGCCAGCGCCTGATCGCCGTGGGTGGCGATGACCACGTGGTCGAAACGCCGCACCTCGTGCTGGCGGTCCTCCACCCACACGCCGTCCGGCGCCCGCCTCACCTGGGTAACGGCGGCATTGGTGCGGATGCGGCCGGCATAGTCTGCCGTGAGGCACTCCACGTATACCCGGCTGCCACCACTGACGGTGCGCCACTGGGGCCGATCGCGGGTCTGCAGCAGGCCGTGGTTGGCGGCGAAGCGGGTGAAGGCGAGGAAGGGATAATCCAGCATGCGGTTCACGGGGGTGGACCAGATGGCCGCCCCCATGGGCAGCAGGTGGTCGTGGATGAAGGCCTTGCCGTAGCCCTTGAGATGCAGGTACTCCCCCAGGGTGAGGCCCTCGATGGCCGGCTTGGCGGCATCGACCGGGGCCTCCCGGTAGAAACGCAGGAGGTCCCTGATCATGCGCCACAGGCGCGGTCGCGCGATGTTTCGCGCCTGCGCCAGCAGGCCCCAGAAATTCGATCCCGAGTACTCGAAACGCCCGCCATCCAGGGATGCGGCGAAGGACATGTCACTGGGATGGCTGGCCACGCCCAGGTGGTCGAACAGAGCCACCAGATTCGGGTAGTTGCGGTCGTTGAAGACGATGAAACCCGTATCCACGGCCACCGGGCCGACGGAGGTGTCCAGGGTCACGGTGTTGGAGTGGCCGCCCACGCGGTCGTCCTTCTCGAAGACCGTCACGTTATGTCGCTGCGCCAGCAGCCAGGCCGCCGCCATGCCGGAGATCCCGGTGCCGATGACGGCGATGTCGAGGGGGGTATGTGCCATGCCTGATTCGTCCTGTAGGGCCCCGAGGGGTCAATGAAGTCAGGACTTGATACGGCACCCCGGGACAGGCGGATCAGCCGATGCGTGCCCCTCACACCGCGTCCCGTCCAGGGCATGATCCAGATCCCGCGGGGCGCCGTAGCTGTGTATAGTTCACCCTGGACCCACGACAATGCAGGCAGCGCTCATTATTAACCAAAGTCGCATGGACGATTCACCCTCCCAGGATGAACTCATCGCATGGTTCACGGCGGTGGGCATACGCCGGGACCGCCAGGCCTTCGAGGCCCTGTTCCACCACTTCGCCCCCAAGATAAAGCGCTACCTGCTGCGCCAGGGCGCGCCGGAGCACCACGCCGAGGAACTGGCCCAAGAGACCATGGTGCAGATCTGGCGCAAGGCCCATCAGTACGATCCCGCCAAGGCGGTGCCCGGCGCCTGGGTCTACCGGGTGGCCCGCAACCTGCGCATCGACCGGCTGCGGCGCCAGCGTTTCTATGAGGTGGACCTGGACCAAGTGGCGGAACAGGCGGACGAGGCCCAGGACCATGATCGCGCCACCGACCGCATCGATGGCGAACAGATTCGCGCCCGGGTTGCGGCGCTACCCTCCGAGCAACGGGAGATCGTGAATCTCGCCTATTTCGAGGGCCTGAGTCAGTCTGAAATCGCGGCCCGACTCGACCTGCCCCTGGGCACCGTCAAGTCCCGCTTGCGGCTCGCCTTCGGCAAGCTGAGGAAGGCTCTGGGAGAAGAGTTATGAACATTCGACACCATCCCGATGACGCCACCCTGGTGGCCTACGGCGCCGGCAGTGTAAGCGAAGGGTTTTCCCTGCTGCTGGCCGCCCATCTGGAACATTGCCCGCGCTGCCGCCGGCGGGTCATGGAGACCGAGGTCTTGGGCGGAGGCCTGATGGAGACCCTGGAGGACGCCCCCCTGTCCGGCGCCAGCTTCGACGCCGTGTGGACCCGGGTATGCGCGGATGAGGAGTCCGCCGCCCCGTCCTCCCCGCCGCCGCCCCGGTTGGACGGGCTGCCGGCGGTGCTGGCCGCCCATCTGCCCGGGGGCCTGGAAGGCATACGTTGGCGCACCCTGGCCCCCGGCATCAAGCAGCACGTGTTGCGGGACGTGGACTGCGGCAACGGCACCATCCGGCTGCTCTCCATCGCCCCGGGCACCACCATTCCCCAGCACGGCCACGGCGGCTCGGAACTCACCCTGGTGCTCAAAGGTTCCTTCATGGACCAGATAGGCCGCTTCCAGGCCGGGGATGTGGCGGACGTGGACGTCGCCATCCACCACCAGCCGGTGGCGGACACCAGCGAACCCTGCATCTGTCTCATCGCCACCGACGAGCGGCTGCGCTTCTCGGACCCCGTGAGCCGCATGCTCCAGCCCTTCTTCGGCATCTGAGAACGCCGCAACCCGCCCTGCTGCATGGCAGTGGGGCGAGGGCTTCCGAGGACATTCAAATCCGACCATCCTGATGTGGAGATCCGACCATGATGCGAGTTCTCGTCATCGCCGCCGCCCTGCTGGGAGCCCCCCAGCTCGCCCTGGCCTGCGCCGAGACCCTCGACCACCGCTTCAAACGCCTCGCGGGCGACGAGACCGTGCACCTGTGCGAGGCCTTCCGGGACAAGGTGGTGCTGGTAGTGAACACCGCCAGCAAGTGCGCCTATACCCCCCAGTACGAAGGGCTGGAGGACCTCTACCGCCAGTACCGGGAACGCGGACTGGTGGTGGCCGGCTTTCCCAGCAACGACTTCGGCGGCCAGGAGCCGGGCACGGAGGCGCAGATCCAGGAGTTCTGCCGCCTGACCTACAGCGTGGAGTTTCCCATGTTCGAGAAGACCCGGGCCGCCAAGGGTAACGCGGACCCCTTCTACCGCCGCCTCGGGGAGCTGGCGGGTGAATACCCGCGCTGGAACTTCCACAAGTACCTGCTGGACCGCGACGGCAACCTCGTGGCCAGCTTCCCGAGCCAGGTGTCACCCGACGCCCGGGAGCTGGTGAAGGCCATCGAGTCCCTGCTCTGAACCCCATGCCAGCCCCAACCAGCACCCCACCCATCGCCACCCGCGACTTGTGGCGGGCCGCGCCACCGGCCCCCAGCGCCGGCTGGCGGCTGGTCGAGGACGGCGTCATGGGCGGCCTGTCCCGCGGCACCATGGTGACCGCCGAGCGGGATGGCGCCACCTGCGTGTGTATGTCCGGGGAGGTGCGGCTGGAGAACGACGGCGGGTTCCTGCAGATCAACCGGGACCTTCCGCCCGCCCAGCGAGACGCCTCCGCCCATCACGGCGTGCTGCTGGAGGTGGCGGGCAACGGCGACGCCTACGGCCTGCACCTGAAGACGGGCGATGTCCACCGGCCCTGGCAATCCTATCGCGCCACCTTCGTCGCCCGGCCGGCGTGGTCCACCGTGCTCCTGCCCTTCCCCCTGTTCCGCGCCCACCGCCTCACCGCACCCTTCGACCTCAGGGATCTGCGCCGCCTCGCCGTGGTGGCCATCGGCCGGGCCTTCCACGCCGAGGTATGCATTCGTCGTATCGCCTTCTATCGCGCCTGACGGGCGCCGCGGCGGCTGCGAGCCGCGCCCCTGATCGCCGCCACGAGGCCATGCCCGCCTTGACCGCCACCCATGCCCCGGAGGGCCCGCCGCCTCCGGTATCCGTTGGGCAGGCCCTTCGCTACGAGACCAATCTGAGTTCCATCAGCTGCCGCGGACCGGACGGCCGGATCGCCATGATGCATGCCGAACGGGCCGAACGAGTGAAACGCCGGCGCTGGATCAGCAAGCAGTTTTTCTAAACTTTCATGCCCTAAAGCCGCTGTGATCGGAAATGAAAGCCACGCATACGCTCACGGGGCCGGACCGGGGGCATATCCACCCAGGGCTGGTGGACTTCCATTATCGCTAACGACACCATCACCGAGTCCCTGGAGATGCGCCACGCCAACGAGCTGGCGGAACGGCATACCCGGCGCCAGGCCTATTACGACGAACTCACACACCTGCCGAACCGGCGCCTGCTGGCGGAACGCATCGGCCAGGAGCTGGCCCGCTCGCGGCGCCACGGCGACATGGGGGCGCTGCTGTTCCTGGACCTCGACCATTTCAAGAACATCAACGACTCCCTCGGCCATCCGGCCGGCGACCAGGTCCTGAAGCAGGTGGCGGAGCGCCTGCGCCACCGCGTGCGGAGAGAGGACACCGCCGCCCGGCTGGGGGGTGACGAGTTCGTGGTGCTGCTGTCAGACCTGGGGAATTCCGAGGCCCAGGCGGGCACCGAGGCCGGTGCCTTCGCCGCCGAACTCCAGCGCATCCTGAGCCACACCCCCTATCATGCCCATGGCCACGAGCTGCACATGTCCACCAGCATCGGCATCACCCTGTTCCCGGTGGGCGACGAGGACGGCGACGACCTGCTGCGCCAAGCGGACACCGCCATGTACAGCGCCAAGTCGGGAGGCCGCGACACGGTCTGTTTTTATCGCACCGACATGCAGCAGGCCGTCAACCAACGCCTGCAGGCGGAAAAGGAGCTGCGCACGGCCATCGCCAACCATCAGCTCATGGTGTTCTACCAACCCATGGTGGATCACCATGGACATCCCTTCGGCGTCGAGGCCCTGGTGCGCTGGCACCACCCCGAGCGGGGGCTCATCACCCCCGATTACTTCATTCCGGTGGCGGAGGAGAGCGGCATCATCTTCGAGCTCGGCAACTGGGTGTTACGCACCGCCTGCCAGGACCTGGCGCGGCTGCGCCGGCGCTACGGGGCGGCGGCACCCACCGTCTCCATCAACCTGAGTCCGCGCCAGTTCCTGCTGCCGGGGCTCGCCGACACCATCATCGCCATCGCCGCCGACACCGCCGCGGATCTGAATTACATCCGCCTCGAGGTCACGGAGAGCGGCCTCTTGGACAACGTCGAGCGGGCGGTGGAGAAGATGGAAAGGCTGCGGGAGTACGGCGTGCGGTTCTCCATCGACGACTTCGGCACCGGCTATTCCTCCCTGGCCTATCTCAAACAATTGCCGGTGGACACCCTGAAGGTGGACCGCTCCTTCATCCGCGACGTGCTGGTGGACAAAGACGACGCCGTCATCGTGGAGACCATCCTGGCCATGGCCAACCATCTGCGCCTCCACAGTGTGGCGGAGGGCGTGGAGACCCCGGAGGTGGTGGAGTTCCTGGCCGCCCGCGGCTGCGAGCGCTTTCAGGGCTACCTGTTCGCCCGCCCCATCCCCTTCGAGGAACTGCTGGGATTCATCGACGAGCGCGTCCCGCTAGACCTTCAGGCCGGCACCGCCCTGCCCAATTAGCCCCCCGGGGCGGGCGTGGATCAATCGTAGATCTTCTTCCAGCGCCGGCGCCGGGTCTGGCGGATGATCACCCCCTTCACGTCCGCCAAGCCCCCAGGCAGGGGCAGGTCGGGATAGGCATCGTTCAGGGCGCTGAGGTAGGGTGGGCCGTCCGCCGGGATGCGCAGCTGACGGAAGATGTACTCCTCCCCCTGGGTGGCGAACACGAAGGCGCCGTCCACCCGTGGCGCCGAGGGATCGATGATGATCACCGCGCCGTCGATGAACTCCGGTTCCATGCTGTCTCCCAGTACCTGGAGGGCGAAGGGCTCGGCCTCGGCGCAGCTACTGTAAAACTCGTCCATCGGGCAGACCTCCCCGGCTTCACGCCGTCTTCAGGTTGATATCCGCAGGCCCACCGGGCGGCGCCACGGCCACGCCCTCCTCCGCCTGGGCCTGCTGCAACTCCCACATGCGGGCGTAGGTGCCGTCCATGGCCAGCAGTTCGCGGTGGGTGCCGCGTTCGATGATACGCCCGGCGGCCATCACCAGGATGGTATCGGCATCCACCACCGTGGACAGCCGGTGGGCGATGACGAGGGTGGTGTGGTGAGCGGCCACCTCGTCGAGGGCCTTCTGGATGGCCTTCTCGGCATGGCTGTCGAGGGCCGACGTAGCCTCATCGAACACCAGGATCCGCGAGGCCTTGAGGATCACCCGCGCGATGGCCACCCGCTGCTTCTCGCCCCCGGACAGCTTGAGGCCCCGCTCCCCCACCCGGGTATCGTAACCATCCGGCAGAGAGGCGATGAAGTCGTGGATGTGGGCCAGCCGCGCCGCCTGCTCCACCTCCTCGCGGCGCGCTGCCGTGCGGCCGTAGGCGATGTTGTAGTACACGGTGTCGTTGAACAGCACCGTGTCCTGGGGAACGATGCCGATGGCCCGGCGCAGGCTGTCCTGGGTCACGTCGCGGATGTCCTGGCCGTCGATGGTGATGGCGCCGCCGGTGACGTCGTAGAAGCGGAACAGCAGCCGCGCCAGGGTGGACTTGCCGGCGCCGCTATGGCCCACCACCGCTACCTTGTGGCCGGGCGGGATGACGAAATCCACGTCCTCGAGGATGGCGCGCTCGGGCTGATAGGCGAAATCCACGTGGCGAAAGGCCACCTCGCCGTCCGTCACCCGCAGTTCCGCGGCATCGGGCCTGTCGGCGATCTCCGCGGGCGTCTCCAGCAGCCGGAATACCCGGTCCATGTCCGCCAGAGCATAGCGGATCTGGCGATAGACGATGCCAAGGAAATTGAGCGGGATGAAGAGCTGCAGCAGGAAGGCATTCACCAGCACCAGGTCGCCGATGGACAGCTCGCCGGACACCACCCCGGCGGCGGCATAAAACATGATAACGGTGACGCCCATGGCGATGATGGCGCCCTGACCGAAGTTCAAGGCGGACATGGAAGTCTGGCTGTTCACCGCCGAGTATTCCCAGTCGGCCAGGGTGCGGTCGTAACGCGCCACCTCGTGGGCCTCGTTGGTGAAGTACTTAACCGTCTCGTAATTCACGAGGCTGTCCATGGCCTGGTTGTTGGCCTCCGACTCCTGGCGGTTCATGGCATGGCGGAAGTGCATGCGCCAGTTGGTGACCTTGAGGGTGAACACCACGTAGACCACCACCGTGCCCAGGCACACCAGGGCGAAGGTGGGGTCGTAGTTCACCAGCAGGATGCCGATGATGAGCCCGAACTCCACCACCGTGGGCAGGATGCTGAAGGTGAGATAGTTGAGGATGGAGCTGACACTGCGCGAGCCCCGCTCCAGGTCGCTGGACACCGCGCCCGTCCGGCGCTCCAGGTGATAGCGCAACGCCAGCTCGTGAAGGTGGCCGAGCACGCGGTTGGAAAGGTTGCGCATGGCATGGTAACGCACCCGCGCGAACACCGCGTCCCGTAACTCGTTGAACAAGGTGGCGGCCAGCTTCAACGCGCCATAGGCCGCGAGCAGAAACACCGGCAGGGCGAGCAGGGTCTCGGGGCTCTGCTCCAGGGCGTCCACGATGCCCTTCAGCACCAGCGGGATCCCCACGTTCGCCACCTTGGCCAACAGCAGCGCCGCCAGGGCGAACAGCACCCGCCCCCTATAGTCCCAGATGAAGGGCAGCATCAGGCGCAGGTTGCGCAGGTCGCTGCGGTTGCGGTGAGGATCTTCGGTGTATCCCTGGGTGTACATTGGGCGCCTAAAATATCATCGGGCGGGGAGGTTTACAGCCAGGCGCTTTGGGGAATAGAGGGGGGGATACACCAATTTTGAATTCTTAATTTTGAATTGGAAAAGCGGGGGTAACTGCCGGGGCGGGGAAGGGCGGGCCGTTAATTCAAAATTCGAAATTCCCTTTTCGCCGTTCAGCTTGCCGCAGGCCGGGGGCAATGTGCTGATAATGGTGGCCGAAGGGAATAGGGAAATGGGAAAAGGGAAAGAGTTAGCTTCGGGGCGGAGCGGCGGAACCGCTGCGCTTGGTTTAACCTCCACATCTCCCTGATCTCCTCCCTTTTCGCGTAACTTCGCGTTTTTCGTGGTTACATTCATTATTCAAAATTGAGCGCGTCGGCGGTTGGCAGGTAACGAAAAAGGGGTGCCATTAGCACCCCCTTCCCGTAAACCGCTGCGACGCCTGCGGTGTTACGCGCCTACGTGCTCTCTGATTGTCTTGACGACCACATCGCTGGAAGTGGCCGGGATATCCAGCAACTGACCCTCTTTGCGGTAGAAGTCCACCAGGGGGGCCGTTTTCTCGTTGTAGACGTCCAGGCGGTTGGAGATGGCCTCCTCGGTCTCGTCGTCCCGCTGCACCACCTGGCCGCCGCACTTGTCGCATACGCCTTCCACCTTGGGGGGCATGCTCTTGACGTTATAGATGGCGCCGCAGTCCACGCAGGTACGGCGGGTGGTGAGGCGATCCAGCAGGACGTCGCGGGGCACTTCGAGATTGACCACCGCGTCCAGCTCCACCCCGATGTCCTTGAGCAGGTCGCGCAACTGCTCGGCCTGGGGAATGGTGCGCGGGAAGCCATCCAGCAGGAAGCCGGCCTGGCAATCATCGTCCTTGAGCCGCTCCTTCATGATGTCCATGATGAGCTCATCGGGCACCAGATCGCCGGCGTCCATGTAAGCCTTGGCCTGCCTGCCCAGTTCCGTGCCTTCCTTGACGGCCGCCCGCAGGATGTCGCCGGTGGAGATCTGCACGGAGCCGTCGACGTCGCTCAGCAGCTTGGCCACCGTACCCTTGCCCGCGCCCGGGGCCCCCAGAAGAATCAGTCGCATAGTGCACTCCTATTGTTTTCAGTGAGTTACGCAATCCCGCCCTCCAACTCTCGGACGGCAATGGTTGAGTATGACCGGTCATTTTCCCCCATTTCCGCCCGGGAATCGAAGAAAATGTACTACTGAGGGCAGAAATGGTTCTTGGGTGCCCCCGCATCGGGTCCCCGTGGCTCAGAGGGATTACTACTCATCCCCAGCGTAGATTCGCGTATCTGAGTGGTCCCGGGGGAGACGTCGTGACTGTATGAATGGTCAAGAGTGTCGTAGTATTTGGCTAATTTGCTTCACAAGCATCCTCTCAGGACCGCCCGCAAACACCAAGGAATCGAGCCATGTCCAATGCAGAAGCGTCCCGCCCCGCCGGTATGCACCGGCCCCAACGCGCCGCCGAGTGCTTCGCCGAACACTCCGCCGCGGAGAAGCACCGCCTGAAGAGTTTCGGCGATGTCTTCGACGAAGCCCTGTTCGATGAGGCCGTGGACTTGGTACTCCGTAAACTCAAGCGACTGGAAGACGAGGGCCGGGCATGATCATTCATCGCATCAAAGCCGAGAATTTTCTCAAATACCATCATCTGGAACTCGCGGACCTGCCCACGGAAGGGCTCATCGCCATCAGTGGCGACAACGAGTCGGGCAAGAGCGCGATCGGCGAGACCATCTGTTTCGCCCTCTTCGGCCGCACCTTCGCGGTGGCCCCGGACAACCTGGATAAATTCATCCGCTGGGGCGAGATGCGGGCCTCGGTGGAACTCGAGTTCTCCGCCCGGGATAACCGGCGGTTCGTCCTCACCCGACTCGTCGACCGCGACCATAACCATTCGGTGCGCCTGGCCGCCGCAGACGACCCCGATCAGTTCATCGCCCGGGGACTGGAATCCGTCGCCGCAGCCTTGCGGGAATCCATAGGCTTCGACTACGAGGAATATGTGGAGGCCTTCTATCTGGCTCAGCGGGAGATCACCACCGCCCACTCCCACAGCGAGGCGGTGCGGGTGATGGCAGGCATGGCCCCCATGGAGACCTGCCAGCGCGAGATGAAGGACGAAATCACCCTGGAGTCCGAA
The Gammaproteobacteria bacterium DNA segment above includes these coding regions:
- a CDS encoding EAL domain-containing protein: MRHANELAERHTRRQAYYDELTHLPNRRLLAERIGQELARSRRHGDMGALLFLDLDHFKNINDSLGHPAGDQVLKQVAERLRHRVRREDTAARLGGDEFVVLLSDLGNSEAQAGTEAGAFAAELQRILSHTPYHAHGHELHMSTSIGITLFPVGDEDGDDLLRQADTAMYSAKSGGRDTVCFYRTDMQQAVNQRLQAEKELRTAIANHQLMVFYQPMVDHHGHPFGVEALVRWHHPERGLITPDYFIPVAEESGIIFELGNWVLRTACQDLARLRRRYGAAAPTVSINLSPRQFLLPGLADTIIAIAADTAADLNYIRLEVTESGLLDNVERAVEKMERLREYGVRFSIDDFGTGYSSLAYLKQLPVDTLKVDRSFIRDVLVDKDDAVIVETILAMANHLRLHSVAEGVETPEVVEFLAARGCERFQGYLFARPIPFEELLGFIDERVPLDLQAGTALPN
- a CDS encoding S24 family peptidase, with translation MDEFYSSCAEAEPFALQVLGDSMEPEFIDGAVIIIDPSAPRVDGAFVFATQGEEYIFRQLRIPADGPPYLSALNDAYPDLPLPGGLADVKGVIIRQTRRRRWKKIYD
- a CDS encoding ABC transporter ATP-binding protein/permease → MYTQGYTEDPHRNRSDLRNLRLMLPFIWDYRGRVLFALAALLLAKVANVGIPLVLKGIVDALEQSPETLLALPVFLLAAYGALKLAATLFNELRDAVFARVRYHAMRNLSNRVLGHLHELALRYHLERRTGAVSSDLERGSRSVSSILNYLTFSILPTVVEFGLIIGILLVNYDPTFALVCLGTVVVYVVFTLKVTNWRMHFRHAMNRQESEANNQAMDSLVNYETVKYFTNEAHEVARYDRTLADWEYSAVNSQTSMSALNFGQGAIIAMGVTVIMFYAAAGVVSGELSIGDLVLVNAFLLQLFIPLNFLGIVYRQIRYALADMDRVFRLLETPAEIADRPDAAELRVTDGEVAFRHVDFAYQPERAILEDVDFVIPPGHKVAVVGHSGAGKSTLARLLFRFYDVTGGAITIDGQDIRDVTQDSLRRAIGIVPQDTVLFNDTVYYNIAYGRTAARREEVEQAARLAHIHDFIASLPDGYDTRVGERGLKLSGGEKQRVAIARVILKASRILVFDEATSALDSHAEKAIQKALDEVAAHHTTLVIAHRLSTVVDADTILVMAAGRIIERGTHRELLAMDGTYARMWELQQAQAEEGVAVAPPGGPADINLKTA
- a CDS encoding adenylate kinase, with amino-acid sequence MRLILLGAPGAGKGTVAKLLSDVDGSVQISTGDILRAAVKEGTELGRQAKAYMDAGDLVPDELIMDIMKERLKDDDCQAGFLLDGFPRTIPQAEQLRDLLKDIGVELDAVVNLEVPRDVLLDRLTTRRTCVDCGAIYNVKSMPPKVEGVCDKCGGQVVQRDDETEEAISNRLDVYNEKTAPLVDFYRKEGQLLDIPATSSDVVVKTIREHVGA